A stretch of Pseudorhodobacter turbinis DNA encodes these proteins:
- a CDS encoding flavin-dependent oxidoreductase, whose translation MTVLLAGAGIGGLTAALMLHQRGIKVQVVEQAPQVREVGVGINMLPHSIAELAALNLLPRLDEVGLRTRELRYLTRTGQEVWRETRGMHAGHAHPQFSIHRGRLQKLLLDAVLERLGPDAVQTGLRLSGFVQDEAGVTSHFTDTADGCGSRTFRSEVLVCADGIHSVGRRQFFPDEGPPSWPGVVMWRGAAEWPVWEDGQTMAIAGGLAGKLVLYPIAPAKDGKQLMNWVVNVRVADPSVSTPPPESWSKMAQLSRVLPYAKRFHIPGIDLEDLVRSSGAIFEYPMADRDPLPRWTHGRVTLLGDAAHPMYPVGSNGSAQAILDARCLADLLARAEHPREALYRYELERLPKTAEVVRTNRLGGPERVIDEVEKRAPAGFERIDDVLSHDERAAIVKGYAQIAGFASK comes from the coding sequence ATGACCGTATTACTCGCAGGGGCGGGCATTGGCGGGCTGACCGCCGCCCTGATGCTGCACCAACGCGGCATTAAGGTCCAGGTGGTCGAACAAGCGCCGCAGGTACGCGAAGTGGGCGTAGGGATCAACATGCTGCCCCATTCCATAGCAGAGCTGGCCGCACTGAATTTGCTGCCGCGCCTGGACGAAGTTGGCCTGCGCACACGCGAATTGCGGTACTTGACCCGCACGGGGCAGGAGGTGTGGCGTGAGACACGCGGGATGCATGCGGGGCACGCCCATCCGCAATTTTCCATCCACCGCGGCCGGTTGCAAAAGCTGCTGCTGGATGCCGTGCTGGAGCGTTTGGGGCCTGATGCGGTGCAGACAGGTTTGCGCCTATCGGGGTTTGTGCAGGACGAGGCGGGTGTGACCTCGCATTTCACTGACACCGCTGACGGATGCGGATCGCGTACATTCCGTAGCGAGGTGCTGGTTTGTGCTGACGGTATCCACAGCGTCGGCCGCAGGCAGTTCTTTCCCGATGAGGGCCCGCCAAGCTGGCCCGGTGTTGTGATGTGGCGCGGGGCTGCCGAATGGCCGGTCTGGGAAGATGGCCAGACGATGGCCATCGCGGGCGGGCTGGCGGGTAAGCTGGTGCTCTATCCCATAGCGCCCGCCAAGGATGGCAAGCAGTTGATGAACTGGGTCGTCAATGTGCGCGTGGCCGATCCCAGCGTCTCTACCCCGCCACCCGAGAGCTGGTCCAAGATGGCACAGTTGTCGCGTGTGCTGCCCTATGCCAAACGCTTCCATATCCCCGGCATCGATCTGGAAGATCTGGTACGCAGCAGCGGAGCAATCTTTGAATACCCTATGGCCGACCGGGACCCGCTGCCGCGCTGGACCCATGGCCGTGTCACCCTGTTGGGGGATGCCGCGCATCCAATGTATCCCGTTGGCTCGAACGGATCGGCGCAGGCGATTCTGGACGCCCGCTGTCTTGCGGATCTGCTGGCGCGGGCCGAGCATCCACGAGAGGCGCTTTACCGCTATGAGTTGGAACGATTGCCGAAAACCGCCGAAGTGGTTCGCACCAATCGTCTTGGTGGGCCAGAGCGGGTGATTGACGAGGTTGAAAAGCGCGCGCCAGCAGGATTCGAGCGGATTGATGATGTTCTGAGCCATGATGAGCGTGCAGCAATCGTGAAGGGCTATGCACAAATTGCCGGTTTTGCGTCAAAATAA
- a CDS encoding topoisomerase DNA-binding C4 zinc finger domain-containing protein → MNAWKRAFGSQLDLSFSTAHASNGLMGFPSQIVDDPVLQLAMPEPDDFPLAEERRLFYVALTRARRQTRIYSPQDKPSRFVIELAKDGHTEIKIDRATMKLCPKCETGTLSQKTGRYGPFEACSTHPGCDYTKRLLSFNSNETTSAHTVRLKKSIFDGATCPTCIQGTMVERSG, encoded by the coding sequence TTGAACGCATGGAAGCGTGCATTCGGTAGTCAACTCGATCTCAGCTTCTCGACGGCTCATGCCTCGAACGGCCTGATGGGTTTTCCCAGTCAAATTGTTGATGATCCGGTGCTGCAGTTGGCAATGCCAGAGCCTGATGATTTCCCATTAGCTGAAGAACGTCGCTTATTCTATGTTGCGCTGACGCGCGCCCGTCGCCAAACACGTATCTACTCCCCGCAAGACAAGCCTTCACGGTTTGTTATCGAGCTCGCAAAGGATGGCCATACCGAGATTAAAATAGACAGGGCCACGATGAAGCTCTGCCCAAAATGCGAAACGGGCACATTGAGTCAGAAAACTGGTAGGTATGGTCCATTCGAAGCCTGTAGCACGCACCCAGGATGTGATTACACCAAAAGACTTTTGTCTTTTAACTCAAATGAAACCACGTCAGCTCATACGGTTCGACTGAAAAAGTCCATATTCGATGGTGCTACATGTCCAACCTGCATTCAAGGAACGATGGTGGAGAGAAGTGGGTAG
- a CDS encoding helix-turn-helix domain-containing protein has translation MIHQPYFSQHPVLRTRDLDEARSSVSAKLCDHRLGMANRAALLSVAHNAVRGRHLSVHYLSYGAEVDVDPGYLGSFYLFQIPLSGKARFRHRGDELTTHSTAGILLNPDRPSRLQWDAECCQLLFQIDRSHLETVAQALTGTPLPGPVRFDTSVNFSTAGGQKIYRSFMACAQAVERGAIFHRPLSSMDAQVEFDLVQTLLTQQNSNISHIITRAGDVARPRDIRRAIEYMHANLSEPITISDIAQAADVNIRTLQKSFRQILGQTPMQALRNARLDTAHYLLAARRDTPSVSDTAYSSGFSHLGRFSSYYRDRFGHRPSESCDTLNTRRASTNAI, from the coding sequence ATGATCCACCAGCCATATTTTTCACAGCATCCCGTCCTACGGACCCGTGATCTGGACGAGGCTCGGTCAAGCGTTTCGGCAAAACTTTGCGATCATCGTCTGGGAATGGCCAATCGGGCTGCGCTTCTCAGTGTGGCGCATAACGCGGTGCGAGGCAGGCATCTGTCGGTACATTATCTTTCATATGGGGCGGAAGTAGATGTTGATCCGGGCTATCTGGGCTCGTTCTATCTGTTCCAGATACCGCTGTCGGGGAAGGCACGGTTCCGTCACCGTGGCGACGAGCTTACCACGCATTCAACCGCCGGAATCCTGTTAAACCCCGACCGCCCCTCACGGCTGCAATGGGATGCAGAGTGCTGCCAGCTCCTGTTCCAGATTGACCGGAGCCATCTGGAAACCGTTGCACAAGCGCTGACAGGCACGCCGCTTCCTGGCCCCGTCAGGTTTGACACGTCCGTGAATTTTTCAACTGCAGGCGGGCAAAAAATATACCGCAGCTTTATGGCCTGCGCCCAAGCGGTAGAGCGGGGCGCCATATTCCACCGCCCATTGTCGAGTATGGATGCTCAGGTTGAATTCGATCTGGTGCAGACCCTTCTGACCCAGCAAAACAGCAATATCAGCCACATCATTACGCGTGCCGGAGACGTAGCGCGCCCCCGTGATATTCGTCGCGCGATTGAGTATATGCATGCCAATCTAAGCGAGCCCATCACCATTAGCGACATCGCTCAAGCGGCCGATGTGAACATACGCACCTTGCAAAAGAGCTTTCGCCAGATCCTTGGTCAGACGCCGATGCAGGCGTTGCGCAACGCGCGGCTCGATACGGCGCATTATCTGTTGGCTGCCCGCCGCGATACCCCAAGCGTCTCTGACACCGCCTATTCTAGCGGCTTTTCACATCTTGGCAGATTTTCATCCTACTACCGCGACCGCTTTGGCCACAGGCCCAGCGAAAGCTGCGATACCCTAAACACCCGCCGAGCATCTACAAATGCCATTTAA
- a CDS encoding branched-chain amino acid ABC transporter permease, whose translation MSLTLFLILCLNGLQYGMLLFLIAAGLTLVFGVMGFINLAHGVQYMVGAYLAFAYTALTGNFLLAVVLSLGTALLFGLLLEYFVFRHLYSRSHLDQVLATFGIIIFLNELAKVIFGPTTLTIAPPEFLSGSIQLTDTLRYPVYRFFTIFAGLAVALLLFVTVSYTRIGMLIRAGATTPEMVAALGVNIKRLFMIVFGVGAMLAGFAGVIAAPIFAIEPGMGDNILIVAFVVIIIGGIGSIGGAFVAALLVGLIDTLGRSLATDVLSFVFNPSFANQIGPALASMMIYLLMAAILVFRPKGLLPAKGVA comes from the coding sequence ATGTCGTTGACCCTCTTTTTGATCCTGTGCCTGAACGGGCTACAATATGGTATGCTGTTGTTCTTGATTGCTGCGGGGCTGACGCTGGTATTTGGGGTCATGGGCTTCATCAATCTGGCCCACGGGGTGCAATATATGGTGGGGGCCTATCTGGCCTTTGCCTATACGGCCCTGACGGGCAATTTTTTGCTGGCTGTGGTGCTGTCGCTGGGCACGGCGCTGTTGTTCGGCCTTTTGCTGGAATATTTCGTGTTCCGGCATCTTTATTCGCGCAGTCACCTTGACCAAGTGCTGGCCACCTTCGGGATTATCATTTTCCTGAACGAGCTGGCCAAGGTTATCTTTGGCCCCACTACCCTGACCATTGCTCCGCCCGAATTTCTGTCCGGCTCCATCCAGTTAACGGACACGCTGCGCTATCCCGTCTACCGGTTTTTCACCATCTTTGCGGGTCTTGCGGTGGCGCTGCTGTTGTTCGTTACGGTAAGCTATACGCGGATCGGGATGCTGATCCGTGCAGGCGCCACAACGCCGGAAATGGTTGCGGCGTTGGGGGTGAACATCAAGCGGCTGTTTATGATTGTCTTTGGTGTCGGGGCAATGCTGGCGGGTTTTGCCGGCGTAATCGCCGCGCCGATTTTCGCGATAGAGCCGGGGATGGGGGATAACATCCTGATCGTGGCCTTTGTGGTGATTATCATCGGCGGGATTGGGTCCATTGGGGGCGCGTTTGTTGCGGCCTTGCTGGTGGGGCTGATCGACACACTGGGCCGTAGCCTTGCGACTGATGTACTGTCGTTTGTGTTCAACCCGTCCTTCGCCAACCAGATCGGACCTGCGCTGGCCTCGATGATGATTTATCTGCTCATGGCCGCAATCCTTGTGTTCCGCCCCAAAGGGCTGTTGCCCGCCAAAGGAGTCGCATGA
- a CDS encoding amidohydrolase, which translates to MVDLILTGGKIWLGQGLGFAEAIAFQGGKVLATGSTKEIDALRTANTQVIDLAGRLATPGLNDAHMHLLPYGTTMSEVDLRPSVAPTLDALKKALSDRAAITPKGDWIVGRGYDHFAFAEKRHPQIEELDATCPDHPVYIVRTDGHLAVANSHAFKLAGISNATPSPEGGLIEKKNGTLTGLVAETGREPLMAALPTKSVDELMVSIEKGGHDLLSYGITSCMDAAIGIRDGWTEMEAYQRAHAEGRLPLRVYGCLMGDKTRSILAKSIDSGFVTGTGDDMFRIGPVKIFTDGSAGGRTAAMKQPYLGNDPDDKGLLCIPDQTELNAMVLEAHRAGYQMAIHAIGDAAIEQVLIAYEAALADTPAPDRRHRIEHCGWLSGDQMDRMKRMHVLPVPQPSFMYWFGDLYLTVLEEARVHASHPMREWIDAGLHPSASTDCPVTEIAPMPVIYNMVTRKTKQGAVLGADQVLSMEEALHAYTWASAYAASEETIKGQLVPGQLGDVAVFDRDLFEIDAEDILNTRCDMTILDGKLAFQRT; encoded by the coding sequence ATGGTCGACTTAATCCTGACAGGTGGCAAGATATGGCTGGGTCAAGGTTTGGGTTTTGCCGAAGCGATTGCCTTTCAGGGCGGCAAGGTCCTTGCCACCGGAAGCACCAAAGAAATAGACGCACTGAGAACCGCCAATACGCAAGTCATCGATCTTGCAGGGCGTTTGGCGACACCGGGTCTGAATGATGCACATATGCACCTTTTGCCCTATGGCACCACCATGTCGGAGGTGGATCTTCGTCCCAGCGTCGCGCCGACCCTTGATGCATTGAAAAAAGCGCTGAGCGACCGTGCGGCCATTACCCCCAAGGGCGACTGGATCGTTGGTCGGGGATATGATCATTTCGCCTTCGCTGAAAAGCGCCATCCGCAGATCGAGGAGCTGGATGCAACCTGCCCCGATCATCCGGTCTACATCGTGCGCACTGACGGGCATCTGGCCGTGGCCAACTCCCACGCGTTCAAGCTGGCGGGTATCTCCAACGCGACGCCATCCCCCGAAGGTGGCCTGATCGAGAAGAAAAACGGCACGCTGACCGGCCTTGTTGCCGAAACCGGGCGCGAGCCGCTTATGGCAGCGCTGCCGACGAAATCCGTCGATGAGCTGATGGTCTCCATCGAAAAGGGCGGCCACGACTTGCTGTCCTATGGCATTACCTCCTGCATGGACGCCGCAATTGGTATCCGCGACGGCTGGACCGAGATGGAGGCCTATCAGCGCGCCCATGCCGAAGGGCGCTTGCCGCTTCGTGTCTATGGCTGCCTGATGGGTGACAAAACACGCTCTATTCTGGCGAAGTCCATTGACTCGGGGTTTGTCACCGGCACCGGCGACGACATGTTTCGTATCGGACCGGTCAAGATATTTACCGATGGCAGCGCGGGCGGCCGCACCGCCGCGATGAAGCAGCCCTATCTGGGCAATGATCCCGACGACAAGGGCCTCTTGTGCATTCCCGATCAGACCGAATTGAACGCGATGGTGCTGGAGGCACATCGTGCGGGCTATCAAATGGCGATCCACGCCATCGGTGACGCGGCCATCGAACAGGTCCTGATCGCCTACGAGGCCGCTTTGGCCGATACCCCTGCACCCGATCGCAGGCACCGGATCGAGCATTGCGGCTGGCTTAGCGGCGACCAGATGGACCGGATGAAACGGATGCATGTGCTGCCCGTGCCGCAGCCGTCGTTCATGTATTGGTTTGGCGATCTATACCTGACCGTGCTGGAGGAGGCACGGGTCCACGCCTCCCACCCGATGCGGGAGTGGATTGATGCGGGCCTTCATCCTTCGGCATCAACCGATTGCCCTGTCACGGAAATCGCACCCATGCCGGTAATCTACAACATGGTCACCCGCAAGACAAAGCAGGGCGCCGTTCTGGGGGCGGATCAGGTGCTCTCTATGGAGGAGGCGCTGCACGCCTACACCTGGGCTTCTGCCTATGCCGCAAGCGAAGAGACGATCAAAGGGCAGCTTGTGCCCGGCCAACTGGGCGATGTTGCCGTATTTGACCGCGACCTGTTTGAGATCGACGCAGAAGACATCCTGAACACCCGCTGCGACATGACCATTCTTGACGGCAAACTTGCCTTTCAGCGTACATAG
- a CDS encoding cupin domain-containing protein yields MQKGVTEAKSGLNNHSWNVVGQTYVPKLLTDEAFVWHATLPADSFVPPHIHTHQDEWIYVISGALEVEFMQDIHKAAAGDTVKMPRGEAHGIFNRSGQVATCIFGVAPSRKLYDLFVHLDGVTDPAELTRISALYEVNFLPPPDVAE; encoded by the coding sequence ATGCAAAAAGGTGTAACAGAGGCAAAAAGCGGATTAAATAACCATAGCTGGAACGTTGTGGGCCAAACCTATGTGCCCAAGCTTTTGACCGATGAGGCGTTTGTGTGGCATGCCACGCTTCCGGCCGACAGTTTCGTGCCGCCCCACATTCACACGCATCAGGATGAATGGATTTACGTCATCAGCGGCGCGCTGGAGGTGGAGTTCATGCAAGATATCCACAAGGCCGCAGCGGGGGACACCGTCAAGATGCCGCGCGGCGAGGCGCATGGCATTTTCAACCGCTCGGGGCAGGTGGCCACCTGTATCTTTGGCGTGGCTCCTTCGCGCAAGCTTTATGATCTGTTTGTGCATCTGGACGGTGTCACTGACCCAGCTGAATTGACCCGGATTTCGGCCCTGTACGAGGTAAATTTCCTGCCGCCCCCTGACGTGGCGGAATAA
- a CDS encoding cupin domain-containing protein: protein MIKMEAGIVRAQDSLDGIRWNILGQTYVPKQHTEDCLSWHATLPPGTFVPPHIHPEQDEFLYILEGKFDFVLDGHEMTGEPGDLVKLPRGIPHGIFNTSDRTIKTLFWVTPALRLYDLFWALNNLGPNPNPAEVVAVSAAHAVDFLPPPEGENA, encoded by the coding sequence ATGATCAAGATGGAAGCGGGAATTGTCCGCGCACAAGACAGCCTTGACGGGATTCGCTGGAACATTCTGGGCCAGACTTATGTGCCCAAACAGCACACAGAGGACTGTTTGTCGTGGCACGCGACCTTGCCGCCGGGCACTTTTGTGCCACCCCATATCCACCCCGAACAGGACGAGTTTCTATATATCCTCGAAGGGAAATTCGATTTTGTTCTGGACGGCCATGAGATGACGGGCGAGCCGGGCGATCTGGTGAAACTGCCGCGCGGCATCCCGCACGGGATTTTCAACACGTCAGATCGCACCATCAAGACCCTGTTTTGGGTCACGCCGGCGCTGCGGCTTTATGATTTGTTCTGGGCGCTGAACAACTTGGGGCCGAACCCCAATCCGGCGGAGGTTGTCGCGGTGTCTGCTGCCCATGCCGTTGATTTTCTGCCACCTCCCGAGGGAGAAAATGCATGA
- a CDS encoding LysR family transcriptional regulator: MAERPQIKIRLLEVFDAVLRTGTTRGAAAHLGVSQPAVSQSLRTLEEQLGISLFQRDGRSLIPTPMARRLAASTGPIFDVMGDLTGDVDRIVGMGTAELRIIATASLGHGVALVALREMMREMPTLQASLRVHDNAHVQAAIELGQADLGLMLGTVTPRNLTVLPIARAPLVVLVPRDHALVKRAMIGPADLVTETLIGAGKVIAPLVAGAFARQGVAYRPQIETGYAQTACSMVQEGLGVAVVDVLSAELFANSRCSIRRFYPPTHLPAQTLISASPDEAKRAVIDTYLKAFRAAIEQAPAMAYQHRADMYNI; this comes from the coding sequence ATGGCGGAACGCCCCCAGATTAAAATTCGGCTGCTGGAAGTCTTTGACGCGGTGCTTCGCACAGGCACGACCCGTGGCGCTGCGGCGCATTTGGGTGTGTCACAACCTGCCGTTTCACAATCACTGCGCACATTGGAAGAGCAGCTGGGCATAAGCCTGTTTCAGCGCGATGGCCGCAGCCTTATCCCTACGCCAATGGCCCGGCGGCTGGCTGCCTCAACAGGCCCGATATTTGATGTGATGGGGGATCTGACCGGCGATGTGGATCGCATCGTAGGGATGGGCACGGCCGAACTGCGCATTATCGCGACCGCCTCGCTTGGGCATGGCGTGGCACTGGTGGCATTGCGCGAAATGATGCGTGAGATGCCCACGCTTCAGGCAAGCTTGCGGGTCCATGACAACGCCCATGTACAAGCTGCGATCGAGCTGGGGCAAGCCGATCTGGGCCTGATGCTGGGCACGGTCACACCGCGCAACCTTACAGTATTGCCGATCGCACGCGCGCCTTTGGTTGTGCTGGTGCCCCGCGACCATGCGCTGGTGAAACGTGCCATGATCGGCCCGGCTGATCTGGTGACGGAAACACTAATCGGGGCGGGCAAGGTCATTGCACCGCTTGTTGCGGGGGCATTCGCGCGGCAAGGGGTCGCATACCGTCCACAAATTGAAACCGGCTATGCACAAACCGCTTGCTCGATGGTGCAAGAGGGTCTTGGCGTGGCGGTCGTGGATGTCCTGTCCGCCGAACTTTTCGCCAATAGCCGCTGTTCAATCCGCCGCTTCTATCCGCCGACACATCTGCCGGCACAGACCCTTATTTCAGCATCACCAGACGAGGCGAAGCGCGCCGTGATCGATACCTACCTCAAAGCCTTTCGCGCCGCGATTGAGCAAGCGCCCGCAATGGCATATCAGCACCGCGCAGACATGTATAACATCTGA
- a CDS encoding alpha/beta hydrolase: MSVIDWDDAFANMAYVENSHELPAFWAKRAAAYRAALASARLEQDIAYGNAERQKLDIIWPDGPVQGLAVFVHGGYWMRLDKSHWNDLAEGARARGWAVCIPSYTLTPDARIHQITAEIGAAITTAAGRAGGPICLAGHSAGGHLVSRMLCDDSPLPDAVRARVVHTLSISGLHDLRPLMHTKMNDTLHLDPPEATLESAVLHRPFGSSPLTCWVGGGERPEFLRQSQLMTMIWAGLDVPTHCRIDGMHNHFSVLDGLKDPDAAITAAFLGNPAIEGTST, from the coding sequence ATGTCGGTCATTGATTGGGACGATGCCTTTGCCAATATGGCATATGTCGAGAATTCCCATGAGCTGCCCGCGTTCTGGGCCAAGCGCGCGGCGGCCTACCGCGCCGCGCTGGCGTCGGCGCGGCTGGAACAGGACATCGCTTATGGCAACGCAGAGCGGCAAAAGCTGGATATTATATGGCCTGATGGCCCCGTACAGGGGTTGGCCGTGTTTGTGCATGGCGGCTACTGGATGCGGCTTGATAAGTCACATTGGAACGATCTGGCCGAAGGGGCGCGTGCGCGTGGCTGGGCGGTGTGCATTCCCAGCTATACGCTGACCCCCGACGCCCGAATTCATCAGATCACCGCTGAAATCGGTGCCGCAATCACCACTGCAGCAGGGCGGGCGGGCGGTCCGATCTGTCTGGCCGGTCATTCGGCGGGGGGCCATCTGGTCAGCAGGATGCTCTGCGATGACAGCCCGCTGCCGGATGCCGTCCGGGCGCGTGTTGTCCATACCCTGTCGATCAGCGGCCTGCACGATCTGCGCCCGCTGATGCACACGAAAATGAACGACACCCTGCATCTCGACCCACCAGAGGCGACACTGGAGAGCGCTGTGTTGCACAGGCCGTTCGGGTCCAGCCCGCTGACCTGCTGGGTCGGCGGCGGTGAGCGTCCGGAATTCCTCCGCCAGTCGCAGTTGATGACGATGATCTGGGCGGGTCTGGACGTGCCAACGCACTGCCGGATCGACGGGATGCACAACCACTTTAGCGTTTTGGATGGATTGAAGGACCCTGACGCGGCGATCACCGCGGCCTTTCTGGGAAACCCCGCTATCGAAGGAACAAGCACATGA
- a CDS encoding ABC transporter substrate-binding protein, whose protein sequence is MKNYLGYLKAGLAMSLLMGTTALAEDLKIGMVVTLSGPPAALGQQIVDGFQLALDEKDGMLGGRKVTMVIEDDELKPDVALLKATSLVEKDEVDFVVGTVFSNMLQAIFKPVVGSDTFLISPNAGPSTFAGKNCNPYFFVTSYQNNQNAEVSGMIANEEGYESVFAIVPNYQAGRDNVEGFKQTFEGTLSGEVFTPLGHQDFSAELARISTSGADAVFSFMPGGMGVRLVNQFANAGLSDSMKFMSVFTTDETTLPGQKDAAVGFLSAGPWAPDMDNDASKAFVAAFETKYGYVPGSYAMQAYDTASLIDSAVAKTGGDLTDKDAVRAALKEADFTSLRGNFSFNNNHYPVQDFHMLTVVKRDDGQFQTSFVRTVAPAYMDSFHQDCKM, encoded by the coding sequence ATGAAGAATTACCTTGGCTATCTGAAGGCCGGGCTTGCCATGAGCCTTTTGATGGGTACGACCGCGCTGGCCGAAGACCTTAAAATCGGAATGGTTGTCACGCTTTCGGGACCGCCTGCCGCCCTTGGTCAGCAGATCGTGGACGGTTTCCAGTTGGCGCTGGATGAAAAAGACGGCATGCTGGGTGGCAGAAAAGTTACGATGGTCATCGAGGATGACGAGCTGAAGCCGGATGTCGCTCTGCTCAAGGCGACGTCACTGGTTGAAAAGGACGAAGTGGATTTCGTTGTCGGCACGGTCTTCTCAAACATGTTGCAGGCGATCTTCAAGCCAGTTGTTGGATCAGACACATTCTTGATCAGCCCGAATGCCGGCCCTTCGACCTTTGCGGGTAAAAACTGCAACCCCTATTTCTTTGTGACCTCCTACCAGAACAACCAGAATGCCGAAGTTAGCGGGATGATCGCAAATGAAGAAGGCTACGAGAGCGTCTTTGCCATCGTACCAAACTATCAGGCGGGGCGCGACAACGTCGAAGGGTTCAAGCAAACCTTTGAGGGTACGCTAAGCGGTGAGGTGTTCACCCCACTGGGCCATCAAGACTTCTCGGCCGAGCTTGCGCGTATTTCCACATCGGGAGCGGATGCTGTGTTCAGCTTTATGCCCGGCGGGATGGGAGTACGTCTTGTCAACCAATTCGCCAATGCCGGCCTGTCTGACAGCATGAAATTCATGTCGGTCTTTACCACGGATGAGACAACACTGCCCGGCCAGAAAGATGCTGCAGTCGGGTTTTTGTCCGCAGGACCATGGGCCCCCGATATGGACAATGACGCGAGCAAGGCCTTTGTCGCAGCATTTGAGACGAAATACGGGTATGTCCCCGGTTCCTATGCGATGCAGGCCTATGATACGGCCAGCCTGATCGACAGCGCCGTGGCCAAAACGGGCGGGGACCTTACCGATAAGGACGCTGTACGCGCCGCCCTCAAAGAAGCTGATTTCACGTCTTTGCGCGGCAATTTTTCCTTCAATAATAACCATTATCCGGTGCAGGATTTCCACATGCTCACCGTGGTAAAACGTGATGATGGCCAATTCCAGACGTCCTTTGTGCGGACCGTAGCACCGGCCTATATGGATAGTTTCCACCAAGATTGCAAAATGTGA
- a CDS encoding branched-chain amino acid ABC transporter permease, with protein sequence MDRSLLIGGVIFALLLAMPFVMPLLGAGYLAGLIIKAMLMAIAALSLELLIGYGGLVSLGHAAFIGVGAYAGAIALESGIENILVLLAITLVVTGVVALITGVLALRTTGIYFLMITLAFGQMIYFTLTSLAAYGGDDGLTLWTLGTFFGSDIVQNDGGLYFVVLGVLFLTWWGVFRISRSRFGRVLRAARDNPARAEVMGYSVNRYRLVAYVVAALIAGVSGLLMMQHAEFVSPAIATWQHSGDLIVVLVLGGLATRNGAILGAFFVVIIEEVLGSFFTEWRLIYGPLLVLMVLFAKGGISDLLVPRQTQGKTP encoded by the coding sequence ATGGATCGCTCTTTGCTGATCGGTGGGGTGATCTTTGCACTTCTGCTTGCGATGCCGTTCGTCATGCCGCTGCTGGGTGCCGGATATCTTGCAGGGCTGATTATCAAGGCGATGCTGATGGCGATTGCCGCACTGTCGCTGGAATTGCTTATTGGCTATGGCGGGCTGGTCAGTCTGGGACATGCCGCCTTTATCGGAGTAGGGGCTTATGCGGGAGCCATCGCGCTTGAAAGCGGGATCGAGAATATTCTGGTGCTGCTGGCCATTACACTTGTGGTTACGGGTGTGGTGGCGCTGATCACCGGCGTACTTGCCCTGCGCACTACCGGCATTTATTTCTTGATGATTACGCTGGCTTTCGGGCAGATGATCTATTTCACGCTGACCTCGCTGGCGGCTTACGGCGGCGATGACGGGCTGACGCTGTGGACGCTTGGCACGTTCTTTGGCAGTGATATCGTTCAGAACGATGGCGGACTTTATTTCGTGGTGCTGGGGGTGTTGTTCCTGACATGGTGGGGCGTGTTTCGGATCAGCCGCTCGCGGTTTGGCAGGGTGTTGCGGGCCGCGCGCGATAATCCGGCACGGGCTGAGGTCATGGGCTATTCCGTGAACCGTTACCGGCTGGTCGCCTATGTTGTCGCGGCGCTGATTGCCGGCGTTTCGGGCTTGTTGATGATGCAGCACGCCGAATTTGTCAGCCCGGCGATTGCGACGTGGCAACACTCGGGCGATCTGATTGTTGTGCTGGTATTGGGCGGTTTGGCCACACGCAATGGGGCAATTCTGGGCGCCTTTTTCGTTGTGATCATTGAGGAGGTGCTTGGGTCTTTCTTCACCGAATGGCGGCTGATCTACGGTCCATTGCTGGTGCTGATGGTTCTGTTTGCCAAAGGCGGGATAAGCGACCTTCTTGTGCCCCGTCAGACACAGGGAAAAACGCCATGA